From Veillonella dispar, one genomic window encodes:
- a CDS encoding TIGR03960 family B12-binding radical SAM protein, translated as MIQLDTSWLQHVQKPARYTGGEYNSIVKDHSTVDVTMALAFPDVYEVAMSHLGIKILYGLVNRREDAAAERVFAPWHDMEEEMRKRNIPLFSLETRTPIKDFDVLAFTLQYEMSFTNILNMLDLAGIPMYAKDRDMDFPLLVCGGPCAFNVEPIADFFDIVSLGESEEWGDEFIDLYKAEKAKGFPGGKEAFLRKAAQIPGTYCPALYDVEYTEQGDFKSITPRFKDVPAAVEKRIVEDVENIFYPTKPVVPFLDIVHDRAVLELFRGCTRGCRFCQAGMLYRPVREKTPERLLQIAKDTIANTGYNEISLMSLSSADYSKLPELVDMLMEEFKDKQVSVSLPSLRIDSFSIDIAKKVQQVRKSGLTFAPEAGTQRMRDVINKGVSEEDLLAACTNAFKSGWNTVKLYFMMGLPTETDEDLAGIADLAYKVLDLHRDITGKRNGSVTVSVSFFVPKTHSPYQWYGQQDVEEIHRKQRYLKSLINNRNISYHYHDGYTGYMEAAFARGDRRLSKVLVKAWEAGCKFDGWTEYFNYETWLKAFADCGLDPAYFARRTRDFDEPLPWDHLDCTVSKAFLKREWEQAVEANLTSDCRRGPCKGCNVCPELNTAIIDYKEGGRVEKVTFGLK; from the coding sequence ATGATTCAATTAGATACGTCATGGTTACAACATGTCCAAAAGCCGGCTCGTTATACGGGCGGTGAATATAACAGTATTGTAAAAGATCACAGTACGGTTGATGTAACAATGGCTTTAGCCTTTCCAGATGTATACGAAGTGGCTATGAGCCATTTGGGCATCAAAATTTTATATGGTCTTGTAAACCGTCGTGAAGATGCAGCAGCGGAACGTGTGTTTGCTCCGTGGCACGATATGGAAGAGGAAATGCGTAAGCGTAACATCCCTTTATTCTCTTTGGAAACTCGTACGCCTATTAAAGATTTTGATGTGTTAGCCTTTACACTCCAATATGAGATGAGCTTTACTAATATCTTGAATATGCTCGATTTGGCAGGTATTCCAATGTATGCTAAGGACCGCGATATGGATTTCCCATTACTCGTATGTGGTGGTCCATGTGCCTTTAATGTAGAGCCTATTGCAGATTTCTTTGATATTGTCTCCCTCGGTGAATCCGAAGAATGGGGCGATGAATTTATCGACCTCTATAAGGCTGAAAAGGCGAAAGGTTTCCCAGGTGGTAAAGAGGCGTTTTTGCGTAAAGCGGCTCAAATTCCTGGTACCTATTGTCCTGCCTTATATGATGTGGAATATACAGAGCAAGGCGATTTTAAATCTATAACACCACGCTTTAAAGATGTACCGGCTGCTGTAGAAAAACGCATCGTAGAGGACGTAGAGAATATATTTTATCCTACAAAACCGGTTGTGCCTTTCTTAGATATTGTGCATGACCGTGCAGTACTAGAATTATTCCGCGGTTGTACTCGTGGTTGTCGTTTCTGTCAGGCGGGTATGTTATACCGTCCTGTCCGTGAAAAGACGCCAGAACGTTTGTTACAAATCGCTAAGGATACGATTGCAAACACTGGGTATAATGAAATTTCCTTGATGAGCTTGAGCTCTGCGGACTATTCTAAATTGCCAGAATTAGTAGATATGCTTATGGAGGAGTTCAAAGACAAACAAGTGAGCGTAAGCTTGCCATCCTTGCGCATCGATAGTTTTTCCATCGATATTGCGAAAAAGGTGCAACAAGTACGTAAGAGCGGTCTTACTTTTGCTCCTGAAGCAGGGACACAGCGCATGCGCGATGTTATCAACAAAGGCGTTAGCGAAGAAGATTTATTGGCAGCGTGTACAAATGCCTTTAAATCTGGTTGGAATACAGTTAAATTGTACTTCATGATGGGCCTTCCAACTGAAACAGATGAAGATTTAGCAGGCATTGCTGATCTTGCGTATAAGGTGCTTGATTTACATCGAGATATTACAGGTAAACGAAATGGCTCTGTCACAGTCAGCGTATCCTTCTTCGTACCAAAAACACATTCTCCATACCAATGGTATGGTCAACAAGATGTAGAGGAAATCCATCGCAAACAACGGTATTTAAAATCTCTCATCAATAACCGCAATATTTCCTACCATTACCATGATGGTTATACTGGCTATATGGAGGCCGCTTTTGCTCGTGGGGACCGTAGATTATCTAAAGTTCTTGTGAAAGCATGGGAAGCAGGTTGTAAATTTGATGGTTGGACTGAGTACTTTAACTATGAAACTTGGTTGAAAGCCTTCGCTGATTGTGGTTTGGATCCAGCATATTTTGCAAGACGTACTCGTGACTTTGATGAACCATTACCTTGGGATCACTTGGATTGCACTGTAAGTAAAGCTTTCTTAAAACGGGAGTGGGAACAGGCGGTAGAGGCAAATCTTACAAGTGATTGCCGTCGCGGTCCATGTAAGGGCTGTAATGTATGTCCAGAGCTTAATACTGCAATTATTGACTATAAGGAGGGTGGCAGAGTTGAAAAAGTTACGTTTGGCCTTAAATAA
- a CDS encoding TIGR03936 family radical SAM-associated protein produces the protein MKKLRLALNKGEKLRFLSHLDYAQAVERMIRRAEIKMAFSEGFNPHMKISFSSALALGVTAAAEYIDMDVIEDDSLESIIERLNRVAPPGLEVLGGKEMPDKVKKMMAICNFAIYEVTGPVTDENADWNALLKPFNEAPEISYEKVTPKKTRIIDVKEFVKEPIVASVKDGMVTLTMGIGIYPQGTIKPSEVWNLGKDQYNWPITSGYEIHRKAIMVENEEGRYTPLEINY, from the coding sequence TTGAAAAAGTTACGTTTGGCCTTAAATAAGGGCGAAAAATTGCGATTCCTGTCGCACCTTGATTATGCACAAGCTGTAGAGCGTATGATTCGCCGTGCTGAAATAAAAATGGCATTTTCAGAAGGTTTTAATCCTCATATGAAGATTAGCTTTTCCTCTGCATTGGCTCTTGGTGTAACAGCAGCGGCTGAATATATTGATATGGATGTCATTGAAGATGATAGTTTAGAGTCCATTATTGAACGCCTTAATCGTGTAGCACCGCCAGGCCTTGAAGTATTAGGTGGTAAAGAAATGCCTGACAAGGTTAAAAAGATGATGGCTATTTGTAACTTTGCCATCTATGAAGTGACAGGCCCTGTAACGGATGAAAACGCTGATTGGAATGCATTACTAAAACCTTTCAATGAGGCTCCGGAAATTTCTTATGAAAAGGTAACACCGAAGAAAACTCGTATTATCGATGTAAAAGAATTTGTAAAGGAGCCCATCGTTGCATCTGTTAAAGATGGCATGGTTACTCTTACAATGGGCATCGGTATTTATCCGCAAGGTACTATTAAACCTAGTGAAGTGTGGAATCTTGGTAAAGACCAATATAATTGGCCTATTACAAGTGGCTATGAAATTCATCGTAAAGCGATTATGGTGGAAAACGAAGAAGGTCGCTACACTCCATTGGAAATTAACTACTAA
- a CDS encoding Rne/Rng family ribonuclease: protein MHKILVNVMREEIRMAVVDEEGQLIDFVLERTDESHMANHMYKGTVKNVLNGMQAAFIDIGGSQNAYLNLQQGKEQKILPRLSVGQQILVQVVKEEMLGKGARVTADVSLAGRFMVLLPYSEGMHISKKITDEAVRSKLQELAAPYVQEGCGFIIRTAAAKASADEIGRDMEYLWRTWQHVLKRFKVAKSGTDLYSDADFWFRLVRDYAHRNVEEIIVDSDMGESRLLDLLGHGPTSQQIKVTRHRGSTPIFKANHIEPQLEDLISRDINLPSGGSIRIDHTEALTVFDVNSAHYTGKSNKLEDLAFTVNKEAAKEICRQLRLRDIGGIIVVDFIDMKDKSHQQELLQLLSAQAKLDKMKTVVCGISSLGLVEMTRKRARQGLQTLMFDTCPQCGGTGYMLSGRTVYMQIIRRIRELFKSGRIKSNLEIEVHPEVAEYLTKAVLEELGDSIGRKISIVVNPQISREGYSLMAVAE, encoded by the coding sequence ATGCATAAAATTTTGGTCAATGTTATGCGCGAAGAAATTCGCATGGCTGTTGTCGATGAAGAAGGTCAGTTAATAGATTTCGTGTTAGAACGTACCGATGAGAGCCATATGGCAAATCATATGTACAAAGGGACTGTAAAAAATGTGTTAAACGGTATGCAAGCTGCCTTTATTGATATTGGGGGCTCTCAAAATGCGTATTTGAATCTTCAACAGGGAAAAGAACAGAAAATCTTGCCTCGCCTATCTGTAGGGCAACAAATTCTCGTACAAGTGGTAAAAGAGGAAATGCTTGGTAAAGGAGCTCGTGTTACGGCTGATGTGAGCTTGGCAGGGCGCTTTATGGTACTGTTACCATATTCTGAAGGCATGCATATTTCTAAGAAGATTACTGATGAAGCAGTGCGTTCTAAATTACAAGAATTAGCAGCACCTTATGTGCAGGAAGGCTGTGGATTTATTATTCGTACTGCGGCTGCTAAGGCTAGTGCCGATGAAATCGGTCGTGATATGGAATATCTATGGCGCACATGGCAACATGTTTTAAAACGCTTTAAGGTGGCTAAGAGTGGAACAGATTTGTATAGTGATGCGGATTTTTGGTTCCGCCTTGTACGAGACTATGCGCACCGCAATGTAGAGGAAATCATTGTTGATTCCGATATGGGTGAATCTCGATTACTGGATCTCTTAGGTCATGGCCCAACATCTCAACAAATTAAAGTGACACGTCACCGTGGCAGCACACCTATCTTTAAAGCCAATCATATTGAACCACAATTAGAGGATCTTATCTCTCGTGATATCAATCTACCTTCCGGTGGTTCTATCCGTATCGATCATACAGAAGCACTTACCGTATTTGATGTTAACTCTGCTCATTACACTGGAAAATCTAATAAGTTAGAAGATTTAGCTTTTACAGTCAATAAAGAGGCGGCAAAAGAAATCTGTCGTCAACTGCGATTGCGTGATATTGGTGGTATTATCGTCGTCGATTTTATCGATATGAAGGATAAATCACATCAACAAGAGTTGCTACAACTATTGAGTGCACAAGCTAAGTTAGACAAGATGAAAACCGTCGTATGTGGTATTAGTTCCCTTGGCCTCGTTGAGATGACCCGGAAGCGTGCTCGTCAAGGTTTGCAAACCTTGATGTTTGATACATGCCCTCAATGTGGAGGCACTGGTTACATGTTGTCAGGTAGAACTGTATATATGCAGATCATTCGACGCATCCGTGAGTTATTTAAGTCTGGTCGAATTAAATCGAACCTGGAAATTGAAGTTCATCCAGAGGTAGCCGAATATTTAACAAAGGCTGTTCTTGAAGAATTAGGTGACTCTATAGGTCGTAAGATTTCTATTGTAGTGAATCCACAAATCAGCCGTGAAGGATATTCATTAATGGCTGTAGCAGAATAA
- a CDS encoding manganese efflux pump MntP family protein, translating to MSVFEIILISVGLAMDAFGVSIGKGLSMPVGENGRKVTLAFLFGLFQFLMPVIGWLIGRQFIDVISEWDHWIIFGLLGYLGIAMIREGLSDDDDEDDDKQFLGAWEMIMLSVATSLDAMAVGLTFAFLPINVWEASTMIGVITFGISLIGVYLGKFMGQFVGKYADILGGGVLILIGTKILLQHLGIIGEV from the coding sequence GTGTCTGTATTTGAAATTATATTAATTAGTGTTGGCCTAGCCATGGATGCCTTTGGTGTATCTATTGGTAAAGGTTTATCTATGCCGGTGGGTGAAAATGGACGAAAGGTGACATTAGCATTCTTATTCGGGTTATTCCAATTTCTCATGCCTGTTATTGGTTGGCTCATTGGACGCCAGTTTATCGATGTCATATCTGAATGGGATCATTGGATTATCTTTGGACTTCTTGGCTATTTAGGTATTGCTATGATTCGTGAAGGTCTTAGTGATGACGATGATGAAGACGATGATAAACAGTTTTTAGGTGCTTGGGAAATGATTATGCTTTCCGTAGCAACTAGCCTTGATGCTATGGCGGTAGGTTTAACCTTTGCCTTTTTACCTATTAATGTATGGGAAGCTTCCACTATGATTGGGGTCATTACCTTTGGTATTTCTCTCATTGGCGTTTACTTAGGTAAATTTATGGGCCAGTTTGTAGGAAAATATGCAGACATATTAGGTGGGGGTGTATTAATCCTCATCGGTACAAAAATACTCTTACAACACCTCGGTATTATCGGAGAAGTTTAG
- the rplU gene encoding 50S ribosomal protein L21, which translates to MYAIIKTGGKQYRVAEGDIITIEKLEAAANESVTFEEVLTVVNDGDVKVGAPLVNGAKVTGTVLEHGKGKKILVFKYKAKSNYRRRQGHRQPFTKVRIESIQA; encoded by the coding sequence ATGTACGCAATTATTAAAACTGGTGGTAAACAATATCGCGTTGCTGAAGGCGATATAATTACTATCGAAAAATTGGAAGCAGCTGCTAACGAATCCGTTACATTCGAAGAAGTTTTGACTGTAGTGAATGACGGCGACGTTAAAGTTGGCGCTCCTCTTGTAAACGGTGCAAAAGTTACAGGTACAGTTCTTGAGCATGGTAAAGGTAAAAAAATCTTAGTATTCAAATACAAAGCTAAATCCAACTACCGTCGTCGTCAAGGCCATCGTCAACCGTTCACAAAAGTTCGTATTGAATCTATCCAAGCTTAA
- a CDS encoding ribosomal-processing cysteine protease Prp codes for MVSIGIQRNSDGQVIGCHMSGHAGYDDHGFDIVCAAVSVLSATAMLGLTQIAQQEGEYTNSEGQCDMVLSGTINQSGQDILGTMILGLKEISRQYPEFVQIHEI; via the coding sequence ATGGTTTCCATTGGAATCCAGCGGAATAGTGATGGTCAAGTAATTGGTTGTCACATGTCCGGTCATGCAGGATATGATGATCATGGCTTCGATATCGTATGTGCTGCAGTGTCTGTCTTATCGGCAACGGCAATGTTAGGACTTACCCAAATTGCTCAGCAAGAAGGGGAATATACGAATAGCGAAGGTCAATGTGATATGGTTCTCTCTGGTACGATTAACCAGAGTGGACAGGATATTCTGGGGACTATGATCCTTGGTTTAAAGGAAATTAGCCGTCAATATCCAGAGTTTGTCCAAATACACGAAATATAG
- the rpmA gene encoding 50S ribosomal protein L27 gives MFTFDLQLFAHKKGVSSTRNGRDSESKRLGVKCHDGSIVKSGNIIVRQRGTHFHPGTNVGIGKDDTLFALVPGKVAFERAGRYNRKVSVYPVEA, from the coding sequence ATGTTTACTTTTGATTTGCAATTGTTCGCACATAAAAAAGGTGTGTCCAGTACTCGTAACGGTCGTGACAGTGAATCTAAACGTCTTGGTGTTAAATGCCATGATGGTTCCATCGTAAAGAGCGGTAACATCATCGTTCGTCAACGTGGTACTCACTTCCACCCTGGTACTAACGTAGGTATCGGTAAAGATGATACTTTATTCGCACTTGTGCCTGGTAAAGTAGCATTTGAACGTGCTGGTCGTTATAACCGTAAAGTTAGCGTATACCCTGTAGAAGCTTAA
- the hydG gene encoding [FeFe] hydrogenase H-cluster radical SAM maturase HydG, with product MYDVKSPKAEEFISHQEILDTLAYAEENKENRELLDAILAKAATFKGLNHREAAVLLECPLPEYKEKLYALAKEIKKAIYGDRIVLFAPLYLSNYCINGCVYCPYHSKNRDIKRKKLTQNQIREEVIALEAMGHKRIVIESGEDPLNNPLEYILESIKTIYGIKNKNGEIRRVNVNIAACSVEDYKKLHEAGIGTYTLFQETYNKENYEALHPTGPKSDYAYHTEAMDRAMQGGIDDVGIGVLYGLEHYKYDFVGLLMHAEHLEAVFGVGPHTISVPRICPADDIDVDDFSNAVPDDIFEKIVALIRVSTPYTGMIMSTRESQSMRERGLALGISQISGGSRTSVGGYKEEEKPEDNSAQFDRSDTRTLDEIVDWLLDLGYVPSFCTACYRAGRTGDRFMALAKSGQIHNCCQPNALMTLNEYIMDYGDEKTKAHGAKVIEEQLENIKNDLVKDKAKAYIAQMKDGERDFRF from the coding sequence ATGTATGATGTAAAATCTCCAAAGGCGGAGGAATTTATTTCCCATCAGGAAATCCTTGACACCCTTGCCTATGCAGAGGAAAACAAGGAAAATCGGGAGTTGTTAGATGCTATTTTAGCAAAAGCTGCTACATTTAAGGGGTTAAACCACAGAGAAGCAGCTGTTCTATTAGAATGTCCGTTACCTGAATATAAGGAAAAGCTTTATGCGTTAGCTAAAGAAATCAAGAAAGCTATTTATGGCGATCGTATCGTTCTATTTGCACCATTATATTTGTCTAACTATTGCATTAATGGTTGTGTATACTGTCCGTACCATTCTAAAAATCGCGATATTAAACGTAAAAAGTTGACTCAAAACCAAATTAGAGAAGAGGTTATTGCCTTAGAAGCAATGGGGCATAAGCGCATTGTTATTGAGTCTGGTGAAGATCCTCTTAATAACCCTCTTGAATATATTTTGGAATCTATTAAGACTATTTACGGTATTAAAAACAAAAATGGCGAAATTCGCCGTGTAAACGTAAATATTGCAGCTTGTTCCGTTGAGGATTACAAGAAATTACATGAAGCTGGTATTGGTACATATACATTATTCCAAGAAACATACAATAAAGAAAACTACGAAGCACTTCATCCAACAGGCCCTAAGAGCGACTACGCCTACCATACAGAGGCGATGGACCGCGCTATGCAAGGTGGTATTGATGATGTAGGCATCGGTGTTTTATATGGTTTAGAACACTATAAATACGATTTTGTAGGCTTATTAATGCATGCTGAACACTTAGAGGCTGTATTTGGCGTAGGTCCACATACAATTTCTGTACCTCGTATTTGTCCAGCTGATGATATCGATGTAGATGATTTCAGTAATGCTGTACCTGACGATATCTTTGAGAAAATCGTTGCTCTTATTCGCGTATCCACACCGTATACAGGTATGATTATGTCTACCCGTGAAAGCCAATCTATGCGTGAACGTGGCTTGGCATTAGGTATCTCCCAAATTAGTGGTGGCTCTCGTACTAGTGTAGGTGGCTACAAAGAAGAAGAAAAACCAGAAGATAATTCTGCTCAATTTGATCGCAGTGATACACGTACATTAGATGAAATTGTAGATTGGTTACTAGACCTTGGCTATGTACCAAGTTTCTGTACTGCATGCTACCGTGCAGGTAGAACAGGGGATAGATTCATGGCCCTTGCTAAATCCGGTCAAATCCACAATTGTTGCCAACCAAATGCATTGATGACATTAAACGAATACATCATGGATTATGGTGATGAAAAAACTAAAGCTCATGGCGCTAAAGTTATTGAAGAACAGTTAGAAAATATCAAAAATGACTTAGTTAAAGATAAAGCGAAAGCTTATATTGCACAGATGAAAGACGGCGAACGAGACTTCCGGTTCTAA
- the recJ gene encoding single-stranded-DNA-specific exonuclease RecJ, whose product MIKKKRWRISTSDKEQENILIRELGVNPIVAKLMVNRHIDVDEGRKFLQGSLSDLLDPFALKDMDVAVSLVQETIENHKPIVIYGDYDVDGITATSVLYRFLKKLGADVTYYIPERQSEGYGLNFEALEHLIEQGTSLVITVDCGISSYDIVEAVRDRIDMIITDHHTAPDLIPRAKAVINHKQKDCPYKDKNLSGVGVAFKLCQALWLTKYGEWYLDDLDIVALGTVADVVPLVGENRIIVKAGLEKMNSHPNLGIKKLIDVAGLHDRTITSGHIGFTLAPRLNAAGRVTHATRAVELLVTDDADMAEAIAEELNETNRERQELEWNIHELARIDVANQGHKADYVTVVAGEEWHPGVIGIVASRLVEEFYKPTLVISIHDGVGKGSCRSIDGFNIYDALKSCEDVLLQFGGHAAAAGFSIDANRIDELRDRLTAYCKEHVTPEEYIPVVAIDAELPVDDIDVDIIDRVSALEPYGMANSTPVFAVMEATVQDIMLMGQLKNHCKVILETSSGTLDAIAWNRPDLFKTIFVGTVVKVAFSLQKNEWQGMVSPQLMIQAIEPLTEEPITLSAEGLRAMYVIVKQAMRGRSQSVYNVEQEILRRKPADQNNRSALTSLDVFKELGIIEEYTSDDGQLMLRWNAVEGKLDLVTSVTFLTYSV is encoded by the coding sequence ATGATTAAGAAAAAACGTTGGCGCATTTCTACAAGCGACAAAGAACAAGAAAATATCTTAATCCGTGAACTTGGTGTAAATCCTATTGTGGCAAAATTAATGGTAAATCGCCACATAGATGTTGACGAAGGGCGGAAGTTTTTACAAGGCTCTTTGTCAGATTTGTTAGATCCATTCGCATTAAAAGATATGGATGTGGCTGTTTCGCTAGTTCAGGAGACAATTGAAAATCATAAACCAATCGTTATTTATGGTGATTATGATGTAGATGGTATTACTGCAACATCTGTTTTATATCGCTTTTTAAAGAAACTAGGTGCTGATGTTACCTATTACATACCAGAGCGTCAAAGCGAAGGGTATGGCCTCAATTTTGAGGCTTTAGAGCACCTTATAGAGCAGGGAACATCTCTAGTTATTACTGTAGACTGCGGTATCAGTTCTTACGATATTGTAGAGGCTGTACGTGACCGTATTGATATGATTATTACGGATCATCATACGGCACCAGATTTGATTCCACGAGCAAAGGCTGTTATTAACCACAAGCAGAAGGATTGTCCTTATAAGGATAAAAACTTGTCCGGCGTTGGGGTTGCTTTTAAATTATGCCAAGCTTTATGGCTCACAAAATATGGTGAATGGTATTTAGATGATTTAGATATTGTCGCACTAGGTACTGTGGCAGACGTAGTACCGTTAGTAGGTGAGAACCGCATCATTGTAAAAGCAGGCCTAGAGAAGATGAATAGTCATCCTAATTTGGGCATTAAAAAGCTTATCGATGTGGCGGGTCTCCATGATCGAACTATAACATCTGGACATATCGGTTTTACTTTGGCACCTCGCCTTAATGCAGCAGGTCGCGTAACTCATGCAACACGTGCTGTTGAGTTACTTGTTACCGATGATGCTGATATGGCTGAAGCGATTGCTGAAGAATTAAACGAAACAAATCGTGAGCGTCAAGAACTAGAGTGGAATATTCACGAACTAGCTCGTATTGATGTGGCTAACCAAGGCCATAAGGCTGACTATGTAACCGTTGTGGCCGGTGAAGAGTGGCATCCTGGCGTTATCGGTATTGTAGCATCTCGCTTGGTTGAGGAGTTTTATAAGCCAACCTTGGTTATTAGTATCCACGATGGCGTTGGCAAAGGCTCCTGCCGTAGTATCGATGGTTTTAATATCTACGATGCACTGAAGTCTTGTGAAGATGTTTTGCTTCAATTCGGTGGCCATGCTGCAGCAGCAGGCTTTAGTATTGATGCAAATCGTATAGATGAATTACGGGACCGTTTAACTGCGTATTGTAAGGAGCATGTAACACCGGAGGAATACATTCCTGTTGTTGCTATTGATGCGGAACTACCCGTTGATGATATCGATGTAGATATTATTGACCGCGTATCAGCGCTTGAGCCATATGGCATGGCTAACAGTACGCCTGTCTTTGCCGTTATGGAAGCAACCGTACAAGACATTATGCTTATGGGGCAATTAAAAAATCACTGCAAGGTGATTTTAGAAACCTCTAGTGGTACCTTAGATGCCATTGCTTGGAATCGGCCTGATTTGTTTAAAACAATATTTGTGGGAACTGTGGTGAAAGTAGCATTTTCATTGCAAAAGAATGAATGGCAAGGGATGGTCTCTCCACAGCTTATGATCCAAGCTATTGAACCGCTGACTGAAGAGCCGATTACACTTTCCGCGGAAGGGCTTAGAGCAATGTATGTCATAGTCAAACAAGCTATGCGTGGTCGTAGTCAATCGGTTTATAATGTGGAGCAAGAAATTTTGCGCCGTAAGCCGGCAGATCAAAATAATCGTAGTGCCCTTACATCCTTAGATGTTTTTAAGGAGTTGGGCATCATAGAAGAATATACAAGTGATGATGGTCAATTAATGCTAAGATGGAATGCCGTTGAAGGAAAATTAGATCTTGTCACATCCGTAACATTTCTTACCTATAGTGTATAG